A region from the Wansuia hejianensis genome encodes:
- a CDS encoding BlaI/MecI/CopY family transcriptional regulator, whose translation MKKHFQTLPDSELDIMLALWNGHPDMPRSEIEAQVNRNKSLAPTTILSLLTRLEKKNFVSVKKDGKMNLYTPLVSQRDYRQQESKSVLEKLYGNSLKNFVVSLYHGREIDREDIQELDEFLHGLEQKED comes from the coding sequence ATGAAAAAACACTTTCAGACGCTGCCGGATTCTGAACTGGATATCATGCTCGCTCTCTGGAACGGCCATCCGGATATGCCCAGATCTGAAATTGAAGCACAGGTGAACCGGAATAAAAGTCTGGCTCCCACAACAATACTTTCCCTGCTGACCCGTTTGGAGAAGAAAAATTTTGTATCCGTTAAAAAGGACGGAAAGATGAATTTATATACCCCACTGGTATCCCAGAGAGACTACCGGCAGCAGGAAAGCAAAAGTGTCCTGGAGAAGCTCTACGGCAATTCCCTGAAGAATTTTGTAGTATCCCTGTATCACGGACGGGAAATCGACCGGGAAGATATTCAGGAGTTGGATGAATTTCTGCATGGACTGGAGCAGAAGGAGGACTGA
- a CDS encoding M56 family metallopeptidase: protein MTVAILHILKINLFAAACIFLVLLLSRRLKAKYSARWKYVMWLILAAYLLIPLDISSQTAVWNIPLPAHVTASSPDTAPVSDMADAPGSTLLAGVIGNAETAVPRQNTSDIPAEAPASQAAFTLELPLLIFCIWITAASALSIFRIISCALAGHRLRRFSHPLEDDEILALYSSIRTAQKLSGGPELLVNPDLSGPLLTGLLQPRLYLPENLYTLKELELVFSHELCHYRKKDIWYKLLLMTVSTLYWFNPALHLMVREADRDLEFICDEKVAAGKLSTYRFQYNRLLLKTAASAHGHLYYISASLNDGAADFKQRVLNIMAAGKLKAGVLPALLLSVFLASSSCLIGCTSVPSSASDSSGSSSVSSTSTQLPGTESTDTESLQNGISASSGSGTQAPPDINKDAAPPDHSSQPQSEALPSDSAGNQGITLSDGEPRPSIAQLSGQTGESAEVQRTVELYAGEYKDSRSYGDNPNCPDNWCSIIIYNVTASSFDFFIQQYQPEKQSSVVVFNPHRAIFIDDGQRAAYYGKEYDLFFSFENITDLSVSGFETTDGCVYSNNSIPGHEFS from the coding sequence ATGACTGTTGCCATTCTTCATATTCTAAAAATCAATCTTTTTGCCGCTGCCTGCATTTTTCTGGTATTGCTTCTCTCCAGACGCCTGAAGGCAAAATATTCTGCGCGGTGGAAGTATGTGATGTGGCTGATTCTCGCGGCTTACCTTCTGATCCCGCTGGATATTTCCTCTCAAACTGCCGTATGGAATATTCCGCTTCCGGCACACGTCACTGCATCTTCCCCAGACACGGCGCCTGTATCTGATATGGCGGATGCCCCCGGCAGTACCCTGCTCGCAGGCGTGATCGGAAATGCAGAGACTGCCGTTCCCAGGCAGAATACCTCTGATATTCCCGCCGAGGCCCCGGCATCGCAGGCGGCGTTCACATTGGAGCTTCCGCTGCTGATCTTCTGTATCTGGATCACAGCCGCCTCCGCTCTGTCCATCTTCCGGATTATTTCCTGTGCTCTGGCCGGTCACAGGCTGCGCAGGTTCAGTCATCCCCTGGAAGACGATGAAATCCTCGCACTTTACAGCTCCATCCGTACGGCTCAGAAACTGTCGGGTGGACCGGAACTGCTTGTGAATCCTGACCTGTCAGGGCCGCTTTTAACCGGATTGCTGCAGCCGCGCCTGTACCTGCCGGAAAACCTGTACACGCTGAAAGAACTGGAGCTTGTGTTTTCCCATGAGCTATGCCATTACCGCAAAAAGGATATCTGGTATAAGCTGCTGCTCATGACCGTCTCCACTCTGTACTGGTTTAATCCGGCGCTTCATCTGATGGTGCGTGAGGCTGACAGGGATCTGGAATTTATCTGCGATGAAAAAGTGGCCGCCGGAAAGCTCAGCACCTACCGCTTCCAATACAACCGGCTTCTGCTCAAAACTGCAGCGTCGGCCCACGGACATCTCTACTATATATCTGCCAGCCTGAATGACGGAGCCGCTGATTTCAAACAAAGAGTGCTGAACATCATGGCGGCCGGAAAGCTGAAAGCCGGAGTGCTGCCTGCTCTGCTGCTTTCAGTCTTCCTGGCTTCTTCAAGTTGCCTGATCGGCTGCACATCCGTACCTTCTTCCGCCTCTGACTCTTCCGGTTCTTCCAGCGTTTCTTCAACCAGCACGCAGCTTCCCGGAACCGAATCCACAGACACGGAATCCCTGCAGAACGGAATTTCTGCCAGTTCTGGCTCCGGCACCCAGGCGCCGCCGGACATAAATAAAGATGCGGCACCGCCTGATCACAGTTCGCAGCCGCAGTCAGAAGCCCTGCCGTCCGATTCAGCCGGCAATCAGGGAATCACTCTTTCCGACGGCGAACCAAGGCCATCCATTGCCCAGCTTAGCGGGCAGACCGGTGAATCTGCTGAAGTACAGCGGACCGTGGAGCTCTATGCCGGCGAATATAAGGACAGCCGTTCTTATGGGGACAACCCGAATTGCCCGGACAACTGGTGCAGCATTATCATTTATAATGTTACTGCTTCCTCCTTCGATTTTTTCATACAGCAATACCAGCCGGAGAAGCAGAGCAGTGTAGTGGTTTTTAACCCTCATAGAGCTATATTCATCGATGACGGCCAAAGGGCTGCCTATTATGGGAAAGAATATGACCTGTTCTTTTCCTTTGAGAATATTACAGATCTCTCTGTCAGCGGCTTTGAAACCACAGACGGATGCGTCTATTCCAACAATTCCATTCCCGGGCATGAATTTTCATAA
- the nagA gene encoding N-acetylglucosamine-6-phosphate deacetylase, whose product MIIKNAYVFTEENVFEKKDVFIEGDVFTEEASEGEVIDGSGCFAVPGLTDIHFHGCVGYDFCDGTQEAIQAIAAYEASVGVTSIVPATMTYGEEKLRGICEAAEKYRREQEKYPGQADLCGINMEGPFISMSKKGAQNPAYIQRPDVEMFRRLNEASGGCIRLVALAPEVEGAMEFIDSLHDETVISIAHTAADYETADEAMNRGVHHMTHLYNAMNPLAHRDPGPVGAAADHEDCEAELICDGIHIHPAVVRNTFRMFGEERVILISDSMMAAGLQDGEYELGGQAVTVRGRKAILADGTIAGSATNLMDCVRTAVQQMGIPLETAIRCAAVNPARSVGIYGRYGSVTPGKKANLVLLDQKDLSLRQVILKGKKLPAATE is encoded by the coding sequence ATGATCATTAAGAATGCATATGTCTTTACGGAAGAGAACGTTTTTGAGAAGAAGGATGTCTTCATAGAGGGAGACGTTTTCACAGAAGAGGCTTCGGAAGGGGAGGTCATTGACGGAAGCGGATGTTTCGCTGTTCCGGGCCTGACGGATATACATTTTCACGGCTGTGTGGGATACGATTTCTGCGACGGAACGCAAGAAGCGATCCAGGCTATTGCGGCTTATGAGGCTTCTGTGGGGGTCACCTCCATCGTCCCGGCTACCATGACCTATGGCGAGGAAAAGCTGAGGGGTATCTGTGAAGCGGCTGAAAAATACCGCCGGGAGCAGGAAAAATATCCAGGGCAGGCGGATCTGTGCGGAATCAATATGGAAGGGCCGTTTATTTCCATGAGCAAAAAAGGAGCGCAAAACCCCGCATATATCCAGAGGCCGGATGTGGAGATGTTCCGGCGGCTGAACGAGGCTTCCGGAGGATGCATCCGCCTGGTGGCGCTGGCGCCGGAGGTGGAAGGCGCCATGGAGTTTATTGACTCCCTTCACGACGAGACAGTCATCTCCATTGCCCATACGGCTGCGGATTATGAGACAGCGGATGAGGCGATGAACAGAGGCGTGCATCACATGACGCACCTGTATAATGCCATGAACCCCTTAGCACACCGGGACCCGGGACCTGTAGGGGCGGCGGCCGACCATGAAGACTGTGAGGCAGAACTGATCTGTGACGGAATTCATATACACCCGGCAGTTGTGCGGAACACTTTCAGGATGTTTGGAGAAGAACGTGTGATCCTGATCAGCGACAGCATGATGGCGGCGGGGCTTCAGGACGGAGAATATGAACTGGGAGGTCAGGCTGTTACAGTCCGCGGCAGGAAAGCTATTCTGGCAGACGGGACCATCGCGGGTTCTGCCACGAACCTGATGGATTGTGTCCGCACAGCAGTGCAGCAGATGGGCATTCCGCTGGAGACAGCCATCCGGTGCGCAGCGGTGAATCCGGCCCGGAGTGTGGGGATTTATGGCCGGTATGGCAGCGTCACGCCGGGTAAGAAAGCAAACCTGGTACTGCTGGACCAGAAGGATCTGAGCCTGCGTCAGGTGATTTTAAAAGGAAAAAAGCTGCCTGCAGCGACTGAATAG
- the nagB gene encoding glucosamine-6-phosphate deaminase: MRIIRAKDYKDMSRKAANIISAQVLIKPDCVLGLATGSTPIGAYQQLIEWYQKGDLDFSEVTTVNLDEYKGLPRDNEQSYYYFMHENLFRHVNIDLNRTYLPDGMEPDSEKACGDYNRIIAQVGGIDLQLLGLGHNGHIGFNEPGPSFETETHCVDLTAQTIEANKRFFDSIDEVPKQAYTMGIKTIMQAKKVLLVVSGKDKAEAVKNSFFGPVTPQVQASILQLHSDVTVVADEDALSLVH; encoded by the coding sequence ATGAGAATTATTCGCGCCAAAGACTATAAGGATATGAGCAGAAAAGCAGCCAATATCATCTCAGCGCAGGTGCTGATCAAACCAGATTGTGTGCTGGGCCTGGCGACGGGTTCCACACCCATAGGGGCCTATCAGCAGCTGATTGAATGGTACCAGAAGGGGGATCTGGATTTTTCGGAGGTGACGACCGTGAATCTGGATGAATATAAGGGACTTCCCAGGGATAATGAGCAGAGCTATTATTATTTCATGCATGAGAATCTGTTCCGTCATGTGAATATTGATCTGAACAGGACCTATTTGCCTGACGGGATGGAGCCTGACAGTGAGAAGGCCTGCGGTGATTATAACCGGATTATTGCGCAGGTGGGAGGAATCGACCTTCAGCTTCTGGGACTGGGCCATAACGGTCATATCGGTTTCAACGAGCCGGGCCCCTCCTTCGAGACGGAGACTCACTGCGTGGATCTGACCGCGCAGACGATTGAGGCGAACAAAAGGTTTTTTGATTCCATTGATGAGGTGCCGAAGCAGGCGTACACCATGGGAATCAAGACGATCATGCAGGCGAAAAAGGTGCTGCTGGTCGTGAGCGGAAAGGACAAGGCGGAGGCTGTGAAGAATTCCTTCTTCGGGCCGGTTACGCCGCAGGTCCAGGCATCAATTTTACAGCTTCACAGTGATGTGACGGTTGTGGCCGACGAGGACGCTCTGTCACTGGTTCATTAA
- a CDS encoding aldose 1-epimerase family protein → MHSLTNGKIAIGVEAHGAELRSLRDAGSGMEYMWSGDPEFWGEVSPILFPIVGSFRGGQTVYQGAVYSMSQHGFARDREFAAEKKGMDGICFTLESDEDTRSVYPFDFRLQIGYYLKERTVRVEWTVENTGQEKMYFSIGGHPGFLCPPEGRGSKTDCRLRFDCQDQLVCRNISPDALAENSFTEHVLDQGELAITDTLFYPDALVMENGQVHQISLIDGEQKPYVTVNTDAPVVGIWSPQGSEGPVVCIEPWYGRCDRVDFEGTFDQREWGQSLEAGAVFRASYTITI, encoded by the coding sequence ATGCACAGTCTGACAAATGGGAAGATTGCCATCGGGGTAGAAGCGCATGGGGCAGAATTGCGTTCCCTGAGAGATGCGGGCAGTGGTATGGAATATATGTGGAGTGGAGATCCTGAATTCTGGGGAGAGGTTTCCCCAATTTTGTTTCCCATAGTCGGCAGTTTCCGGGGAGGCCAGACTGTCTACCAGGGAGCTGTCTACTCCATGTCCCAGCATGGATTCGCACGGGACCGGGAATTTGCGGCAGAGAAAAAAGGTATGGACGGTATCTGTTTTACGCTGGAATCAGATGAAGATACCAGAAGCGTGTATCCGTTTGACTTTCGGCTCCAGATCGGATATTATCTGAAGGAGAGGACTGTTCGGGTAGAATGGACGGTGGAGAACACCGGGCAGGAAAAAATGTATTTTTCCATCGGAGGGCATCCAGGGTTCCTCTGCCCTCCGGAGGGCAGAGGCTCGAAAACAGACTGCAGGCTTCGGTTTGACTGCCAGGATCAGCTTGTCTGCCGTAATATCAGCCCGGACGCCCTGGCAGAGAACAGCTTTACAGAACATGTGCTGGATCAGGGAGAGCTTGCGATTACGGATACGCTGTTTTATCCCGATGCCCTCGTGATGGAGAATGGGCAGGTACACCAGATTTCCCTGATAGACGGAGAGCAGAAGCCGTACGTGACTGTTAATACGGATGCTCCTGTGGTGGGGATCTGGTCACCTCAGGGCAGCGAGGGACCGGTGGTATGCATTGAACCTTGGTACGGCAGATGTGACCGTGTGGATTTTGAGGGCACATTTGACCAGCGTGAATGGGGGCAGAGCCTGGAGGCGGGAGCTGTATTCCGAGCGTCCTACACCATAACAATTTAG